Proteins from one Malania oleifera isolate guangnan ecotype guangnan chromosome 4, ASM2987363v1, whole genome shotgun sequence genomic window:
- the LOC131153752 gene encoding uncharacterized protein LOC131153752 yields MVETWMKEMEKILTVLNCTKEQKVLFNTFKLTRKAKQWWQAVKLLEEQRAVPMVMTWGRFKDVFYDRYFPATPKNVKANEFFNLTQGHLTVQQYTARFVEVSHFAPFMVLDEYQKERMFERGLEQRIHEHVACFQIHDFSKLVDKATVAESSL; encoded by the coding sequence ATGGTTGAGACTTGGAtgaaggagatggagaagatactgaCAGTGCTGAATTGCACTAAGGAACAGAAGGTTCTCTTCAACACCTTCAAGTTGACAAGAAAGGCCAAGCAATGGTGGCAAGCGGTGAAGCTGCTGGAAGAGCAGCGAGCAGTACCCATGGTGATGACCTGGGGACGTTTCAAGGATGTCTTCTATGACAGGTATTTCCCTGCCACCCCCAAGAATGTGAAGGCGAATGAATTTTTCAACCTGACTCAGGGGCACCTCACTGTACAGCAGTACACTGCTAGGTTCGTGGAGGTTTCACACTTTGCTCCCTTCATGGTCCTTGATGAATACCAAAAGGAAAGGATGTTTGAAAGAGGCTTGGAACAGAGAATCCACGAGCATGTGGCATGTTTTCAGATACATGACTTCTCAaaactggtggataaagccaccgtagcaGAGTCGAGTCTATAG